From the Leifsonia sp. AG29 genome, one window contains:
- the cmk gene encoding (d)CMP kinase has protein sequence MTDHTNTSTPVVVAVDGPAGSGKSSVSKAAAARLHWAYLDTGAAYRALSWYVLQRQLDPTDSSAVVDSLPDFDYRIGTDPASYQVFVGDRDVTEPIRTPEVTAAVSAIARVPEVRSFLTELFRDIIRRTDRDGIVVEGRDITTVVCPDAPVRILLTADEAVRMARRAAELADHSAAHVGEALRRRDAADARVVDFMNAADGVTTVDSTDLDFDQTVDAVIQVVQKAAHV, from the coding sequence ATGACCGACCACACGAACACGAGCACCCCGGTCGTGGTGGCCGTCGACGGGCCGGCCGGCAGTGGCAAGTCGTCGGTCTCGAAAGCCGCGGCGGCGCGCCTCCACTGGGCCTACCTCGACACCGGCGCCGCGTACCGGGCACTCAGCTGGTACGTGCTGCAGCGGCAGCTCGACCCGACTGATTCGTCGGCCGTCGTGGACTCGCTGCCCGACTTCGACTACCGGATCGGGACCGACCCCGCGAGCTACCAGGTGTTCGTCGGCGACCGCGACGTGACGGAGCCGATCCGGACGCCCGAGGTCACGGCGGCCGTCAGCGCGATCGCCCGCGTGCCCGAGGTGCGCAGCTTCCTCACCGAGCTGTTCCGCGACATCATCCGGCGCACCGACCGCGACGGCATCGTGGTGGAGGGGCGCGACATCACGACGGTGGTCTGCCCCGATGCGCCCGTGCGCATCCTGCTGACCGCTGACGAAGCCGTTAGAATGGCGAGGCGCGCCGCGGAGCTGGCCGATCACTCCGCCGCCCATGTCGGCGAGGCTCTCCGCCGGCGCGACGCGGCCGACGCCCGTGTCGTCGACTTCATGAACGCCGCGGACGGTGTGACCACCGTCGACTCCACCGACCTCGACTTCGACCAGACCGTCGACGCGGTCATCCAGGTCGTACAGAAAGCAGCCCATGTCTGA
- the der gene encoding ribosome biogenesis GTPase Der, giving the protein MSDIENEPIGEDDLAERLATLDEDLAVQRANALRSGLDEYELDESDLDILDIAGEDVDAITYLPALPVLAIVGRPNVGKSALVNRILGRREAVVEDTPGVTRDRVSYQAEWNGRRFTVVDTGGWEPDARGIDASVAAQAEVAIDLADAVLFVVDATVGATSTDEHVVRLLRRTKKPVFLAANKVDDARQEPYATELWSLGLGEPHPVSALHGRGVADLLDQLLEALPEVSAVAKQEVGGPRRVAIVGRPNVGKSSLLNKAAGEERVVVNELAGTTRDPVDEQIELAGKVWRFVDTAGIRRRVHLQQGADFYASLRTSTALEKAEVAVVVLDVSEPISEQDVRIIDLVLESGRALVLAFNKWDLLDDERRRYLEREIEQDLAHVSWAPRVNISARTGRHLEKLVPALETALESWDTRIPTGKFNAFLAELTAAHPHPVRGGKQPRILFGTQASSRPPTFVVFTTGFLDPGYRRYIIRRLREVYGFEGTPIVLNMRVREKRKR; this is encoded by the coding sequence ATGTCTGACATCGAGAACGAGCCCATCGGCGAGGACGACCTCGCCGAGCGTCTCGCCACCCTGGACGAGGACCTCGCCGTCCAGCGCGCCAACGCCCTCCGCTCCGGCCTCGACGAGTACGAGCTCGACGAGAGCGACCTCGACATCCTCGACATCGCCGGTGAGGACGTCGACGCGATCACGTACCTCCCGGCCCTGCCGGTGCTGGCGATCGTCGGCCGCCCGAACGTGGGCAAGTCGGCGCTCGTCAACCGCATCCTCGGCCGCCGCGAGGCCGTCGTCGAGGACACCCCCGGAGTCACCCGCGACCGGGTCTCGTACCAGGCGGAGTGGAACGGCCGCCGGTTCACCGTCGTCGACACGGGAGGCTGGGAGCCGGACGCGCGCGGCATCGACGCGTCGGTCGCCGCGCAGGCCGAGGTCGCGATCGACCTCGCCGACGCGGTGCTCTTCGTCGTCGACGCCACCGTCGGCGCGACCTCGACCGACGAGCACGTCGTGCGCCTGCTGCGTCGCACCAAGAAACCGGTGTTCCTCGCCGCCAACAAGGTCGACGACGCTCGCCAGGAGCCGTACGCGACCGAGCTCTGGTCGCTCGGACTCGGTGAGCCGCACCCGGTCTCGGCGCTGCACGGCCGTGGCGTGGCGGACCTGCTCGACCAGCTCCTGGAGGCGCTCCCCGAGGTCTCGGCGGTCGCCAAGCAGGAGGTCGGCGGTCCGCGCCGCGTCGCGATCGTCGGCCGCCCGAACGTCGGCAAGTCCTCGCTGCTGAACAAGGCGGCGGGGGAGGAGCGCGTCGTCGTCAACGAGCTGGCGGGCACCACCCGCGACCCGGTCGACGAGCAGATCGAGCTCGCCGGCAAGGTCTGGCGCTTCGTCGACACGGCCGGGATCCGCCGCCGCGTGCACCTCCAGCAGGGGGCGGACTTCTATGCGTCGCTCCGCACCTCCACCGCTCTGGAGAAGGCCGAGGTCGCCGTCGTCGTGCTCGACGTCAGCGAGCCGATCAGCGAGCAGGACGTCCGCATCATCGACCTGGTGCTCGAGTCGGGGCGCGCTCTCGTGCTCGCCTTCAACAAGTGGGACCTGCTCGACGACGAGCGCCGGCGCTACCTCGAACGCGAGATCGAGCAGGACCTCGCGCACGTCTCGTGGGCCCCGCGCGTCAACATCTCGGCACGCACCGGTCGTCACCTCGAGAAGCTCGTGCCGGCTCTCGAGACCGCGCTCGAGTCGTGGGACACCCGCATCCCGACCGGCAAGTTCAACGCCTTCCTGGCCGAGCTGACGGCCGCGCACCCGCACCCGGTGCGGGGAGGGAAGCAGCCGCGCATCCTGTTCGGCACGCAGGCGTCCAGCCGGCCGCCGACATTCGTGGTCTTCACGACCGGTTTCCTCGACCCCGGCTACCGCCGGTACATCATCCGTCGCCTGCGTGAGGTGTACGGCTTCGAGGGCACGCCGATCGTGCTGAACATGCGCGTGCGCGAGAAGAGGAAGCGGTAG
- a CDS encoding glycosyltransferase family 2 protein, whose product MSSTPTFTPARKRQLGSEKSTHPLPTVHPAPSDRKITWSRVAIVLTVLFWAIYVVTTIIRQFIDSGSQNFRFTMEAIGYTVVVTFLTFSALMYLVARQGALQRFKKHVRVPRAELDRHFSETQPSITVLVPSYAEEPSVVRMTLLSAALQEFPSKRVVLLLDDNPNPTDPAVLERLEATRALADDIQQVLSEPHFRVSDALMRFELSDDSVYATVEASRELADHYRWAADWLYAQADAHVLDDHVDVFFAEQVLRALGDDLALTGAAVEAAVDEGAALTSKRVAQLYRRLAWTFDAELAVFERKRWASLSHEANKAMNLNAYIGLMGGTYRAEETPDGPILTPIPAGKRRAGDMEIPDSDFLLTLDADSILLREYCLRLTYFLQQPGNQRVAVTQTPYSSFRGAGTRIERLAGATTDIQHILHQGKSYYGATFWVGANAVIRKRALEDIVESEFVGGFEVRRYIQDRTVIEDTESSIDLGTHGWTLVNYPERLSYSATPPDFGSLIVQRRRWANGGLLILPKLWRQVKERRRSGENVSRVELLLRINYMASICWASFGLVFLLAYPYDGRLLSPMVLLAALPYFISQAADLRYCGYKATDIFRIYGFNLILLPVNLAGVLKSIQQSLTGKKIPFARTPKVKNRTASPLLYVIAPLAIVAFSLFTLWRDWNAHNWGNAAFAAFNATLAIWAIVAYIGIGNTIVDIWLGMTKPLYVEKGAKRTEEASAPEEPSIDWRSVLYHGHAGGEVPHVERVAVTAQAAADTAASDDPVDDAPDRASGDRKQAA is encoded by the coding sequence ATGAGTTCTACGCCCACGTTCACCCCTGCCCGAAAACGACAACTCGGCTCCGAGAAGAGCACCCACCCCCTCCCGACGGTCCATCCCGCGCCGTCCGACCGCAAGATCACCTGGAGCAGGGTCGCCATCGTGCTGACCGTGCTGTTCTGGGCGATCTACGTCGTCACCACGATCATCCGCCAGTTCATCGACAGCGGGAGCCAGAACTTCCGCTTCACGATGGAGGCGATCGGCTACACGGTGGTCGTGACCTTCCTGACGTTCTCCGCGCTGATGTACCTGGTCGCGCGCCAGGGCGCGCTGCAGCGGTTCAAGAAGCACGTGCGGGTTCCCCGCGCCGAGCTGGACCGGCACTTCTCCGAGACGCAGCCCTCCATCACCGTTCTCGTCCCCTCCTACGCGGAGGAGCCCTCGGTCGTGCGGATGACGCTCCTGTCGGCCGCCTTGCAGGAGTTCCCCTCCAAGCGGGTCGTGCTCCTCCTCGACGACAACCCGAACCCGACCGACCCCGCTGTGCTCGAACGGCTGGAGGCGACGCGAGCCCTCGCGGATGACATCCAGCAGGTGCTCTCGGAGCCGCACTTCCGCGTCTCCGACGCGCTCATGCGCTTCGAGCTGAGCGACGACAGCGTGTATGCCACGGTCGAGGCGTCGCGCGAGCTCGCCGACCACTACCGCTGGGCCGCGGACTGGCTCTACGCGCAGGCCGACGCTCACGTGCTGGACGACCACGTCGACGTCTTCTTCGCGGAGCAGGTGCTGCGTGCCCTCGGCGACGACCTGGCGCTGACCGGCGCCGCGGTCGAGGCGGCCGTCGACGAGGGAGCCGCGCTCACCTCCAAGCGGGTCGCCCAGCTGTACCGGCGCCTCGCGTGGACGTTCGACGCCGAGCTGGCCGTCTTCGAGCGCAAGAGGTGGGCGTCGCTCTCGCACGAGGCGAACAAGGCCATGAACCTGAACGCCTACATCGGCCTGATGGGAGGGACGTACCGCGCGGAGGAGACCCCCGACGGTCCGATCCTCACGCCGATCCCGGCCGGGAAGCGCCGCGCGGGCGACATGGAGATCCCGGACAGCGACTTCCTCCTGACGCTCGACGCCGACTCGATCCTGCTCCGCGAGTACTGCCTCCGGCTGACGTACTTCCTGCAGCAGCCCGGCAACCAGCGCGTCGCCGTGACGCAGACGCCGTACTCGTCGTTCCGCGGTGCCGGGACGCGCATCGAGCGTCTCGCCGGTGCGACGACCGACATCCAGCACATCCTGCACCAGGGGAAGAGCTACTACGGCGCGACCTTCTGGGTCGGCGCGAACGCCGTCATCCGCAAGAGGGCGCTGGAGGACATCGTCGAGAGCGAGTTCGTCGGCGGCTTCGAGGTGCGCCGGTACATCCAGGACCGCACCGTGATCGAGGACACCGAGTCGAGCATCGACCTCGGGACCCACGGCTGGACGCTCGTGAACTACCCGGAGCGTCTCAGCTACTCGGCCACGCCTCCCGACTTCGGGTCGCTGATCGTGCAGCGCCGGCGCTGGGCCAACGGAGGGCTGCTGATCCTCCCGAAGCTGTGGCGCCAGGTGAAGGAGCGCCGACGCAGCGGAGAGAACGTCTCGCGCGTCGAGCTGCTCCTCCGCATCAACTACATGGCGTCGATCTGCTGGGCCAGCTTCGGCCTCGTCTTCCTGCTGGCCTACCCGTATGACGGGCGGCTCCTCAGCCCGATGGTGCTGCTCGCCGCGCTGCCGTACTTCATCAGCCAGGCGGCCGACCTGCGCTACTGCGGCTACAAGGCGACCGACATCTTCCGGATCTACGGCTTCAACCTGATCCTCCTGCCGGTGAACCTCGCCGGTGTCCTCAAGTCGATCCAGCAGTCGCTCACGGGCAAGAAGATCCCGTTCGCGCGGACGCCGAAGGTGAAGAACCGCACCGCCTCCCCGCTGCTGTACGTGATCGCGCCGCTCGCGATCGTCGCCTTCTCGCTGTTCACCCTGTGGAGGGACTGGAACGCGCACAACTGGGGCAACGCCGCGTTCGCCGCCTTCAACGCGACGCTCGCGATCTGGGCGATCGTCGCCTACATCGGGATCGGCAACACGATCGTCGACATCTGGCTCGGCATGACGAAGCCGCTGTACGTCGAGAAGGGCGCCAAGCGGACGGAGGAGGCATCGGCCCCCGAGGAGCCGTCGATCGACTGGCGGTCTGTTCTCTACCACGGTCACGCCGGCGGCGAGGTGCCTCACGTGGAGCGGGTCGCGGTCACCGCGCAGGCGGCCGCCGATACGGCGGCCAGCGACGATCCGGTCGACGACGCACCCGACCGGGCCTCCGGTGACCGGAAGCAGGCCGCCTGA
- a CDS encoding chitinase, with protein sequence MARDKAAAATDAAARAQAPEATSGRRLSPWRVIVAGVVAVVVVTGGVVGFQWWSARAAVDAKPWFASYVDVTATPKFAFENLGTTATKDAVLSFIVSSRSDPCTPSWGAAYTLDEARGSLDLDRRIARLQQQGGNIAVSFGGLSNSELAVGCTDETKLKAAYAKVVDRYSIGTVDLDLEGSALTNSDAVSRRAAAIAALQEERRSDGERLAVWLTLPVAPTGMTEDGTNAIAAMLKAKVDIAGVNVMVMDYGTSKDPRQSMAKTSEAAVTAAQRQLGVLYNRAGLHQSDPSLWAKMGATPMIGQNDTADEVFTLADATQFNAWAISSGLGRMSMWSANRDKTCGTNYVDTTVVSDACSGVNQGKKTFASLLSKGFDGRIALGEAAVTTAEPTSSAQTDDPAHSPYPVWAAANSYLKGTKVTWHHNVYQAKWWTKGDVPDNPVLNSWETPWELVGPVLPGETPIPQPTLPAGTYPNWSGTTAYDKGQRVLFDGVPFEAKWWSQGDSPEAASANPDSSPWAPLSQDEIDKLIGGSSTSAPSK encoded by the coding sequence ATGGCGCGCGACAAAGCGGCGGCCGCGACGGATGCCGCGGCGCGGGCTCAAGCGCCAGAGGCCACATCGGGTCGGCGGCTCTCGCCGTGGCGGGTGATCGTCGCGGGTGTCGTCGCCGTGGTCGTCGTCACCGGGGGCGTCGTCGGCTTCCAGTGGTGGAGCGCCAGGGCCGCGGTCGATGCGAAGCCGTGGTTCGCCTCCTATGTGGATGTGACGGCAACGCCGAAGTTCGCATTTGAGAATCTAGGGACCACCGCGACGAAGGACGCAGTGCTCTCGTTCATCGTGTCGTCGCGGTCCGACCCGTGCACGCCGTCTTGGGGTGCCGCTTACACGCTCGATGAGGCTCGGGGATCGCTCGATCTCGACCGCCGCATCGCGCGCCTCCAGCAGCAGGGCGGCAACATCGCCGTGTCGTTCGGCGGCCTCAGCAACTCCGAGCTCGCTGTCGGCTGCACCGACGAGACGAAGCTGAAGGCGGCGTACGCGAAGGTCGTCGACCGGTACAGCATCGGGACCGTCGACCTCGACCTCGAGGGGTCGGCCCTGACGAACTCCGATGCGGTCTCCCGCCGCGCGGCCGCCATCGCAGCCCTGCAGGAGGAGCGCCGGTCGGACGGCGAGCGGCTGGCCGTCTGGCTCACCCTCCCGGTGGCGCCGACCGGCATGACGGAGGACGGCACGAACGCGATCGCCGCGATGCTGAAGGCCAAGGTCGACATCGCCGGCGTGAACGTGATGGTGATGGACTACGGCACGTCGAAGGACCCGCGCCAGTCCATGGCGAAGACCTCGGAGGCGGCGGTGACGGCAGCGCAGCGCCAGCTGGGCGTGCTCTACAACCGGGCCGGGCTGCACCAGAGCGACCCGAGCCTGTGGGCGAAGATGGGCGCGACGCCGATGATCGGGCAGAACGACACCGCCGACGAGGTGTTCACGCTCGCGGACGCGACGCAGTTCAACGCCTGGGCCATCAGCAGCGGCCTCGGCCGGATGTCGATGTGGTCGGCGAACCGCGACAAGACCTGCGGGACGAACTACGTGGACACGACGGTCGTCTCGGATGCGTGCAGCGGCGTGAACCAGGGGAAGAAGACGTTCGCGTCCCTCCTGTCGAAGGGCTTCGACGGGCGGATCGCCCTGGGGGAGGCGGCGGTGACGACCGCCGAGCCCACGTCGAGCGCTCAGACGGACGACCCGGCGCACTCGCCCTATCCCGTCTGGGCGGCGGCGAATTCGTACCTGAAGGGGACCAAGGTCACCTGGCACCACAACGTCTACCAGGCGAAATGGTGGACGAAGGGCGACGTGCCCGACAACCCGGTGCTGAACTCGTGGGAGACGCCGTGGGAGCTGGTCGGCCCGGTGCTGCCCGGCGAGACGCCGATCCCGCAGCCGACCCTCCCGGCGGGGACATACCCCAACTGGAGCGGGACGACCGCTTATGACAAGGGGCAGCGTGTGCTGTTCGACGGGGTGCCGTTCGAGGCGAAGTGGTGGAGCCAGGGCGACAGCCCGGAGGCGGCCAGCGCGAACCCCGACTCGTCGCCCTGGGCGCCCCTGAGTCAGGACGAGATCGACAAGCTCATCGGCGGTTCGTCGACGAGCGCTCCGTCCAAATAG
- a CDS encoding alpha/beta hydrolase, translating to MRLARRTLIGAGIGVAALGVLGAGTALAVEERLLPGRSTLHEILGLDGAPGRIPSIAPGPALDGSFVSAARLGATCRWTVSFPPGSKPGDALPVLVALHGYGGDHSSAFGSGLGLDRFLAQAIATGVKPFAIASVDGGNTYWHRRASGEDAGAMVTEEFLPLLARSGLDVSRVSLFGWSMGGYGALHLAGLLGTARVASVVAESPAIWHTVQEAAHTAFDDSADFAANTVFGREAALARVPVRIDCGTGDGFYPNVQDYVAGLRPRPAGGFEPGGHNNDFWRRVAPAQLAFVGRHLP from the coding sequence ATGAGGCTGGCGCGCCGAACCCTGATCGGCGCGGGGATCGGCGTCGCCGCCCTGGGTGTCCTGGGCGCCGGGACTGCTCTCGCGGTAGAGGAGCGACTCCTCCCCGGGCGCTCGACGCTGCACGAGATCTTGGGCCTTGACGGCGCACCGGGACGGATCCCCTCGATCGCCCCAGGGCCGGCCCTCGACGGGTCGTTCGTGTCGGCCGCTCGCCTAGGGGCGACGTGCCGCTGGACCGTCAGCTTTCCGCCCGGTTCGAAGCCGGGCGACGCTTTGCCCGTCCTCGTCGCCCTCCACGGGTACGGCGGCGATCACTCGTCGGCTTTCGGCTCGGGTCTTGGCCTCGACCGGTTCCTGGCCCAGGCCATCGCCACCGGGGTCAAGCCGTTCGCAATCGCGTCCGTCGACGGCGGTAACACCTACTGGCATCGCCGCGCGAGCGGTGAGGATGCGGGCGCGATGGTCACCGAGGAGTTCCTTCCGCTGCTCGCACGCTCGGGACTCGACGTGTCGAGAGTGTCCCTTTTCGGCTGGTCGATGGGAGGCTACGGCGCCCTCCATCTGGCCGGGCTGCTCGGTACAGCGCGCGTGGCGTCGGTCGTGGCGGAGAGTCCCGCGATCTGGCACACCGTGCAGGAGGCCGCGCACACCGCTTTCGACGACTCGGCCGACTTCGCGGCGAACACGGTCTTCGGCCGCGAGGCCGCACTCGCCCGCGTCCCGGTGCGGATCGACTGCGGAACCGGCGACGGCTTCTACCCGAACGTGCAGGATTATGTCGCCGGTCTGCGCCCGCGCCCCGCGGGCGGTTTCGAGCCCGGAGGCCACAACAACGACTTCTGGAGGCGCGTCGCGCCGGCGCAACTCGCTTTTGTCGGACGCCACCTCCCCTGA
- a CDS encoding DUF2510 domain-containing protein, with amino-acid sequence MSDQVGAGAPAAGWYADPTGAPIARWWSGAGWTEHTRELPRPQVAPPPVPSPPVPSPPAPAAEDPTPAPYVPFESRRAAVEAAAYAPASAPRNRHAFLGRGLSILAVIVSILTVIVLDIALHIPQSDWAVYSAKAGLILAPGLAISGIVFSSIGLGKMRSRGSGGVATAGLVLGILFTFAPFWVGLAIGIIVAVGSHA; translated from the coding sequence ATGAGTGACCAGGTCGGCGCGGGCGCGCCCGCCGCGGGCTGGTACGCGGACCCGACGGGAGCCCCGATCGCCCGGTGGTGGTCCGGCGCGGGCTGGACGGAACACACGCGAGAACTTCCGCGCCCGCAGGTCGCTCCCCCACCGGTCCCGTCGCCTCCGGTCCCGTCGCCTCCGGCGCCGGCCGCCGAAGATCCGACGCCCGCCCCGTACGTGCCCTTCGAGTCGCGGCGCGCCGCAGTGGAGGCGGCTGCATACGCACCCGCGTCTGCGCCCCGCAATCGGCACGCGTTCCTCGGGCGAGGCTTGTCCATCCTCGCCGTGATCGTGAGCATCCTCACCGTCATCGTTCTCGACATTGCTCTGCACATCCCGCAGTCGGACTGGGCGGTCTACAGCGCCAAGGCAGGGCTCATCCTCGCGCCCGGTCTCGCGATCTCCGGGATCGTCTTCTCATCGATCGGTCTGGGAAAGATGCGCTCGCGCGGCAGCGGCGGCGTCGCCACGGCCGGTCTGGTGCTCGGCATCCTCTTCACGTTCGCCCCGTTCTGGGTGGGCCTGGCGATCGGGATCATCGTCGCGGTCGGGAGCCACGCGTGA
- a CDS encoding cation:proton antiporter, with translation MDTLVLLLVLAAVFVWALVAARFQRADIAAPIVFILLGVGLVSLGLVDVAAAPETLKPLVEVTLVWVLFTDAARIRVQDLRADIGRYSRLLGIGLPLTILAGWALAKVLFPELDGWLALLIAAAVAPTDSALGLPVVTSPAVPSRIRRLITVESGLNDGIATPVVMFAIAGAAAVEGSKGASGIGVALIQLAIGVLVGVIIGAAGGYLLRLTRRKGWLAEDFAGVAVLALALVAYFLAVLVGGNGFVAAFCGGLAFGATAGRRRQAELVFLEQASGLVSLLVWLAFGAISVPLLLEHLSPLLVLYAILSLTIVRMLPVAIALIGAGLDRKTVLFVGWFGPRGLASLVFALLAIEELGESDAALVVTVIAATVFLSVIAHGFSAEPLAARYGRAEAARGPEPGGAVDEVAVRGLPRRRAEVDRTEEARPSSGGTGDGGAGST, from the coding sequence ATGGATACTTTGGTGTTGCTTCTGGTGCTGGCGGCCGTCTTCGTCTGGGCGCTGGTGGCGGCGCGGTTCCAAAGGGCGGACATCGCCGCCCCGATCGTCTTCATCCTGCTCGGCGTCGGGCTGGTCAGCCTCGGACTGGTCGATGTCGCCGCCGCACCCGAGACTCTGAAACCGCTGGTCGAGGTCACTCTGGTCTGGGTGCTCTTCACCGACGCGGCGCGAATTCGGGTGCAAGACCTGCGCGCGGATATCGGTCGGTACTCTCGGCTGCTCGGCATCGGCCTGCCGCTCACCATTCTGGCGGGCTGGGCCTTGGCCAAGGTGCTCTTCCCCGAGCTCGACGGCTGGCTGGCGCTCCTCATCGCGGCCGCGGTCGCACCCACGGACTCGGCGCTCGGACTGCCCGTGGTGACGAGCCCTGCCGTGCCCTCGAGGATCAGACGGCTCATCACCGTCGAGAGCGGCCTCAACGACGGCATCGCGACTCCCGTCGTCATGTTCGCGATCGCCGGAGCGGCCGCTGTCGAAGGGTCGAAAGGCGCCTCCGGCATCGGCGTGGCGCTCATCCAGCTGGCGATCGGCGTGCTCGTCGGCGTCATCATCGGGGCGGCGGGCGGGTACCTCCTGCGCCTGACGCGCCGGAAGGGCTGGCTCGCCGAAGACTTCGCCGGGGTCGCCGTTCTGGCGCTCGCCCTCGTCGCCTACTTTCTGGCAGTGCTGGTCGGCGGCAACGGATTCGTCGCCGCGTTCTGCGGCGGCCTTGCCTTCGGCGCGACGGCGGGGCGCCGCCGCCAGGCCGAGCTCGTGTTCCTCGAACAGGCGAGCGGACTGGTCTCCCTCCTGGTTTGGCTGGCGTTCGGCGCGATCTCCGTTCCGCTCCTCCTCGAGCATCTGAGCCCCCTCCTCGTGCTGTATGCGATCCTCAGCCTCACCATCGTCCGGATGCTTCCGGTCGCGATCGCGCTGATCGGCGCCGGGCTCGACCGCAAGACCGTGCTGTTCGTCGGCTGGTTCGGGCCGAGGGGCCTGGCATCACTCGTGTTCGCCCTGCTCGCCATCGAAGAGCTCGGCGAATCCGACGCGGCACTCGTCGTGACCGTCATCGCGGCGACCGTCTTCCTCAGCGTCATCGCGCACGGTTTCAGCGCGGAGCCCCTCGCAGCGCGCTACGGCCGAGCGGAGGCGGCCCGCGGGCCGGAGCCGGGCGGCGCCGTCGACGAGGTCGCTGTGCGGGGACTTCCCCGGCGCCGAGCGGAGGTTGACCGAACCGAGGAGGCGCGGCCATCGAGCGGCGGAACCGGCGACGGCGGCGCCGGTTCGACGTGA
- a CDS encoding polysaccharide biosynthesis tyrosine autokinase encodes MELRDYLRVFRKNWILIAVCALVGIAIASIYSLAVTPKYQATTELYVSVRAADNAATTDLVQGAAFARQAVSSYVSVATSASVLDRVASDLDLKSPGSSLAGSVTAVAPPNTVLINITVTGADPKLTADIANSVAKNTSYVVTNQLENTQSGKSLVRIQTIQPAMTPTKPTSPNVMVNLLLGLFIGLGLGLVIALLRSILDTRIRNAGDIDQITDRPILGAIKFDPAADKRPVIVNTGARDPQAESFRSVRTNLQLVNADSGPHSFVITSSGHGEGKSTTAANLAITLAETGARVALIDGDLRRPKLAEYLGIEGAIGLSDVLIGRAQLTDVLQKWGRGQLYVLPAGRIPTDPSELLGSAAMASLLADLMGEFDYVIVDTPPLLVVTDAAVLSKLTGAAIIAAAWGRTKKNELSDAVRSLEQIGTRLVGVVVTMIPVKGPDSYGYGVFGDGVQSEIVGDESVEQQQRVRRAAEA; translated from the coding sequence TTGGAGCTGCGTGACTACCTGCGGGTGTTCCGTAAGAACTGGATCTTGATCGCTGTCTGCGCCCTCGTCGGCATCGCGATCGCCTCGATCTATTCGCTTGCCGTCACCCCGAAATACCAGGCGACGACCGAGCTCTATGTCTCGGTTCGCGCCGCGGACAATGCTGCCACGACGGACCTCGTCCAGGGCGCCGCTTTCGCGCGCCAAGCCGTCTCGAGCTACGTGAGCGTTGCGACGAGCGCGAGTGTTCTCGATCGCGTCGCGAGCGACCTGGATCTCAAGTCGCCCGGCTCGTCCCTTGCTGGCAGCGTGACCGCCGTCGCGCCGCCCAACACGGTGCTCATCAACATCACCGTCACCGGCGCGGACCCGAAGCTCACCGCCGACATCGCGAACTCGGTCGCCAAGAACACGTCGTACGTCGTGACCAACCAGCTCGAGAACACTCAGAGCGGCAAGAGCCTCGTCAGGATTCAGACGATCCAGCCGGCGATGACGCCGACGAAGCCCACGAGCCCGAACGTCATGGTGAACCTGCTGCTGGGCCTCTTCATCGGCCTGGGCCTGGGGCTCGTCATCGCGCTGCTCCGGAGCATCCTCGACACGCGTATCCGCAACGCCGGCGACATCGACCAGATCACCGACCGCCCGATCCTCGGCGCGATCAAGTTCGATCCTGCTGCCGACAAGCGTCCGGTGATTGTTAACACCGGAGCGCGCGACCCGCAAGCAGAATCGTTCCGCAGCGTCCGCACGAACCTCCAACTCGTGAACGCGGACAGCGGTCCGCACAGCTTCGTCATAACAAGCTCCGGGCACGGCGAGGGAAAGAGCACGACTGCCGCGAACCTCGCGATCACCCTCGCCGAGACGGGCGCGCGCGTTGCGCTGATCGACGGCGATCTACGCCGCCCGAAGCTGGCGGAGTACCTGGGCATCGAGGGCGCGATCGGTCTCAGCGACGTGCTCATCGGACGCGCTCAGCTCACGGACGTGCTTCAGAAGTGGGGGCGGGGTCAGCTCTACGTCCTCCCTGCCGGGCGTATCCCCACGGACCCCAGCGAACTGCTGGGGTCGGCCGCGATGGCCTCGCTGCTCGCCGATCTGATGGGTGAGTTCGACTACGTGATCGTGGACACGCCGCCGCTGCTCGTGGTCACTGACGCCGCCGTGCTCAGCAAGCTCACGGGCGCGGCGATCATCGCCGCTGCGTGGGGCCGCACCAAGAAGAACGAGCTGAGCGACGCCGTCCGCTCGCTCGAGCAGATCGGGACCCGTCTCGTCGGCGTGGTGGTGACGATGATCCCGGTGAAGGGACCCGACTCCTACGGATACGGCGTCTTCGGCGATGGCGTCCAGAGCGAGATCGTCGGCGACGAGTCGGTCGAGCAGCAGCAGCGCGTCCGGCGGGCGGCGGAAGCATGA